One stretch of Candidatus Nitrosotenuis cloacae DNA includes these proteins:
- a CDS encoding DHHA1 domain-containing protein, whose protein sequence is MGKVLDQHLSNFNDVISDLIKNGKDISVVTHIDCDGLTSGAIITKALIRAGAKVTVRTTKEMSAQTIKTMESDSRDFHVITDLGGGFGKQLNESLGQNWFVLDHHEISEEEHENDNIINAWKYGINGGTEICAGGMAFLAAKALDGKNSDLAPIAVVSALGDRQDQGEKKSFLGKNIDIIEEAKSQGALHVDMDLLLVGRETRPLVDALAFTSQPFIEGLTWNRDTCLSLFKSADINLKDGGRWRTPADLTEDEKRLVIESITKFASSQNATQIMEELIGYTYTFPGEERRSFLRDAREFSTMLNSCGRIGRSGVGISICMGDRNRMLYEGENILLEYRKLIRDYMNILTNERWRISDSARCVMVNGEGIIPETMTGTISSLLAGSPKNAGKIIILRTNSEENTIKFSSRKSMGCKTDVNLSVLMKSGAEKFNGIGGGHDAAAGAKITKDKLDGFLDYLEDGVNGNHTQNNN, encoded by the coding sequence ATGGGCAAGGTACTCGATCAACATTTATCAAATTTTAATGATGTAATTTCGGATCTTATCAAAAACGGCAAAGACATCTCCGTTGTAACACACATTGACTGTGATGGCTTGACATCGGGTGCAATCATAACAAAGGCACTGATTCGCGCAGGCGCAAAAGTTACTGTTCGCACCACAAAGGAGATGAGTGCACAAACCATCAAAACAATGGAATCAGACTCGCGCGACTTTCATGTAATAACAGACCTTGGAGGTGGATTTGGAAAGCAGCTAAACGAATCATTGGGACAAAACTGGTTTGTCTTGGATCATCATGAGATATCTGAAGAAGAGCACGAAAATGACAACATCATAAACGCTTGGAAATATGGCATTAATGGTGGAACTGAAATCTGTGCTGGCGGCATGGCGTTTTTGGCAGCAAAGGCACTGGACGGAAAAAACTCTGACCTGGCACCAATTGCAGTAGTTTCTGCACTGGGCGACAGACAAGATCAGGGAGAAAAGAAATCATTTCTTGGCAAAAACATAGACATCATAGAGGAGGCAAAAAGCCAAGGGGCACTACATGTCGATATGGACTTACTCCTAGTTGGACGCGAAACAAGACCTCTGGTTGATGCGCTTGCATTTACATCTCAGCCATTCATTGAGGGGCTGACTTGGAATAGGGACACGTGTCTTTCGCTTTTCAAATCTGCTGACATCAACCTAAAGGATGGTGGAAGGTGGAGAACCCCGGCTGACCTCACAGAGGACGAAAAACGACTAGTCATAGAATCCATTACAAAATTCGCAAGCTCACAAAACGCCACCCAAATAATGGAGGAGTTGATTGGTTACACCTACACATTTCCAGGCGAGGAAAGACGCAGCTTTTTGCGCGATGCTCGTGAGTTTTCCACGATGCTAAACTCTTGTGGAAGAATCGGCAGATCTGGTGTTGGTATCTCGATTTGCATGGGCGATAGAAACAGGATGCTATACGAAGGCGAAAATATCTTGCTAGAATACAGAAAACTCATCCGTGACTACATGAACATTCTGACAAATGAGCGATGGAGAATTAGCGACTCGGCAAGATGTGTCATGGTGAACGGTGAGGGAATAATTCCTGAAACCATGACTGGAACAATTTCATCTCTTTTGGCCGGCTCACCAAAGAATGCTGGAAAAATCATCATACTACGAACAAACAGCGAGGAAAATACCATAAAGTTCTCCTCGCGCAAATCAATGGGCTGCAAGACAGACGTCAACCTATCAGTACTAATGAAATCAGGTGCTGAGAAATTCAATGGGATTGGTGGAGGGCATGATGCAGCTGCTGGGGCAAAGATAACAAAGGACAAGCTTGATGGGTTTTTGGATTATCTAGAAGACGGCGTAAATGGAAACCACACTCAAAATAACAATTGA
- a CDS encoding 30S ribosomal protein S15, whose product MGRVHTHRHGQSHSTRPISGRTPSWVTTTAKEVEELVVKYGKDGVPMSQIGIKLRDQHAIPLAKAITKKSVKKMLEENNVRPEIPEDLNNIVKKAINLQRHLKNNNSDKRNVRSLELVEAKVHRISTYYKRIGALPQNWKYKSVVAQLE is encoded by the coding sequence ATGGGACGTGTACATACCCACAGACATGGACAATCACACTCTACTAGGCCAATTTCTGGCAGAACACCATCTTGGGTGACAACCACAGCAAAAGAAGTAGAGGAACTGGTTGTGAAATATGGCAAAGATGGCGTCCCAATGAGCCAAATCGGAATAAAGCTAAGAGATCAGCACGCAATTCCACTGGCAAAGGCAATCACAAAAAAATCCGTCAAAAAGATGCTAGAGGAAAACAACGTGAGGCCAGAGATTCCTGAGGACCTCAACAATATTGTAAAGAAGGCGATCAACTTGCAACGACACCTCAAGAACAACAATTCTGACAAACGAAACGTTAGATCGCTTGAGCTCGTAGAGGCAAAGGTTCACCGTATCTCGACATACTACAAAAGAATTGGTGCACTTCCACAGAACTGGAAATATAAGTCAGTTGTAGCCCAACTTGAATAA
- a CDS encoding methane monooxygenase/ammonia monooxygenase subunit B, with the protein MVDKKVFVVALGVILALGTFGPNLAQMVQTAEAHGVQAQLQSRFVKIEDESFNRQSLQTGEELVLSGKFVSLVERDLRGWNSIFSESTNAGNRWEILARTPPGNVFQIPGNAVLDYEIRAKALEPGVYHVHTQLNVAQVGPGLGPGQTVVVTGEPILKPIPYTNIMYQSIIIGVGYVITFATRPWQVI; encoded by the coding sequence ATGGTCGACAAGAAAGTATTCGTAGTAGCACTCGGAGTGATTTTAGCACTCGGCACATTCGGTCCAAACTTGGCCCAAATGGTCCAGACTGCAGAAGCACACGGTGTTCAAGCACAACTCCAGAGTCGTTTCGTAAAGATTGAAGATGAGTCTTTCAACAGACAATCACTGCAAACCGGTGAAGAACTAGTCTTATCAGGCAAGTTCGTAAGTCTTGTTGAAAGAGACCTCAGAGGATGGAACTCTATATTCTCAGAGTCCACCAACGCAGGTAACAGATGGGAAATTCTTGCAAGAACCCCACCAGGAAACGTCTTTCAAATCCCAGGTAACGCAGTACTCGATTATGAAATTCGAGCAAAGGCACTAGAGCCAGGCGTATACCACGTACACACTCAGCTAAACGTTGCGCAAGTTGGACCAGGATTAGGCCCAGGACAAACAGTAGTAGTAACTGGCGAGCCAATACTCAAACCAATTCCATATACCAACATCATGTACCAATCAATCATTATTGGCGTTGGATATGTAATCACATTTGCAACTCGCCCCTGGCAAGTAATCTAA
- a CDS encoding methane monooxygenase/ammonia monooxygenase subunit C: protein MAQMPALIPKEVEIQRLKKIWLIVIAMGSTAASVEVDNFVDGSLHQTSIRDSAFTPAHWWLYSHFVALPLGWGSVAIYDRKVPVLRGPNNSMNTGLKMTILGYLATMFTIGVNEMWHFWFVEEIFAVPNHWMFNMGVVVAFMGALAYVVRVYARLVELGAETPGENPYVAEMYKMALEGKLYSRAIP from the coding sequence ATGGCACAGATGCCGGCATTAATCCCAAAAGAAGTTGAGATCCAGAGACTAAAGAAAATCTGGCTCATCGTTATTGCAATGGGATCCACAGCAGCATCCGTGGAAGTAGATAACTTCGTAGATGGTTCCTTACATCAAACCTCTATCAGAGACTCTGCATTCACACCAGCACACTGGTGGCTTTACTCTCACTTTGTGGCACTACCACTAGGTTGGGGTTCAGTTGCAATCTATGATAGAAAGGTCCCAGTACTCAGAGGTCCAAACAACTCCATGAACACAGGTCTAAAGATGACCATTCTAGGTTACCTAGCAACCATGTTCACAATCGGAGTCAATGAAATGTGGCACTTCTGGTTCGTAGAGGAGATCTTCGCAGTTCCAAACCACTGGATGTTTAACATGGGTGTAGTTGTAGCATTCATGGGTGCACTTGCATATGTCGTAAGAGTATACGCAAGACTTGTCGAACTAGGTGCAGAAACACCAGGTGAGAACCCATATGTTGCAGAAATGTACAAGATGGCTCTAGAGGGCAAACTGTACAGCAGAGCAATCCCATAA
- a CDS encoding ammonia monooxygenase, whose product MVWLRRCTHYLFIVVVAVNSTLLTINAGDYIFYTDWAWTSFVVFSISQTLMLVVGATYYLTFTGVPGTATYYALIMTVYTWIAKGAWFALGYPYDFIVTPVWLPSAMLLDLAYWATKKNKHSLILFGGVLCGMSLPLFNMVNLITVADPLETAFKYPRPTLPPYMTPIEPQVGKFYNSPVALGAGAGAVLACTFAALGCKLNTWTYRWMAAWSKWD is encoded by the coding sequence ATGGTCTGGCTTAGACGATGTACGCACTACTTATTCATAGTAGTCGTTGCAGTCAACTCAACCCTGCTTACAATCAACGCAGGAGACTACATCTTCTACACTGACTGGGCATGGACTTCATTTGTCGTGTTCTCAATATCACAGACATTGATGTTAGTCGTAGGTGCAACTTACTATCTAACATTCACTGGAGTTCCAGGAACCGCAACGTACTACGCGCTTATTATGACCGTGTATACATGGATCGCAAAAGGCGCATGGTTCGCACTAGGTTACCCATATGACTTCATTGTTACACCAGTTTGGTTGCCATCAGCAATGTTGCTTGATCTGGCATACTGGGCAACAAAGAAGAACAAGCACTCACTGATACTCTTCGGTGGTGTACTGTGTGGAATGTCACTGCCATTGTTCAACATGGTCAATCTAATTACCGTGGCTGATCCATTGGAGACTGCATTCAAATATCCAAGACCAACTTTGCCTCCATACATGACTCCTATAGAACCCCAAGTGGGCAAATTCTATAACAGTCCAGTTGCACTCGGTGCAGGCGCAGGTGCTGTATTAGCATGTACCTTCGCCGCTCTCGGATGTAAGCTGAACACATGGACGTACAGATGGATGGCAGCTTGGTCCAAGTGGGACTAA
- a CDS encoding DNA adenine methylase, protein MSQHQILSTEPKPFVKWAGGKRQLIQTIDRHIPVQFGTYFEPFLGGGAVLLHLLGKNPEMKCRVSDLNSDLVLSYVTIRDRVEELITSLQTHAKNYHKNPDSYYYGVRESEPKSQIEKVSRLLFLNRTCFNGLYRVNSKGKFNVPLGRYSNPNIVNEENLLSVSRVLQSKKIQIICRDFAAVLSDAKKGDFVYFDPPYQPVSKTASFTSYTNKDFTYEDLANLVDVSEKLSDKDCKVLHSNSNSKEVRDLFSKEWKIVEVAANRSINSDSTKRTGQKELLIKNY, encoded by the coding sequence TTGAGCCAGCACCAGATACTCTCAACTGAACCAAAACCGTTTGTCAAGTGGGCCGGAGGAAAGCGACAGCTAATCCAGACCATTGATAGGCACATTCCTGTGCAGTTTGGTACATACTTTGAGCCATTCCTGGGAGGGGGTGCGGTATTACTTCATTTGCTGGGCAAAAATCCAGAAATGAAATGCCGTGTATCTGATCTGAATTCTGATCTTGTGTTATCTTATGTTACAATTAGGGATAGAGTGGAGGAGCTAATCACATCACTGCAAACCCATGCAAAAAACTATCACAAAAATCCAGACTCTTACTATTATGGTGTAAGAGAAAGCGAGCCAAAAAGCCAGATAGAAAAGGTATCGCGACTGTTGTTTTTGAATCGTACCTGCTTTAATGGATTGTACCGAGTAAACAGCAAAGGAAAATTCAATGTTCCACTTGGCAGGTATTCAAACCCAAACATTGTCAATGAGGAAAATCTACTTTCTGTGAGTAGGGTTTTACAATCAAAAAAGATCCAAATAATCTGCCGTGACTTTGCAGCAGTACTCTCTGATGCCAAAAAAGGCGATTTTGTGTATTTTGATCCGCCATATCAGCCAGTAAGCAAAACTGCAAGCTTTACCAGCTATACAAACAAGGACTTTACCTACGAAGACTTGGCAAATCTGGTAGATGTATCCGAAAAACTATCGGACAAGGACTGCAAGGTACTACACTCCAATTCAAACTCCAAAGAAGTAAGGGATCTGTTCTCAAAGGAATGGAAGATAGTCGAGGTTGCTGCAAACCGCTCCATAAACTCGGATTCCACAAAACGAACCGGACAAAAAGAACTCTTGATTAAAAATTACTAG
- a CDS encoding helix-turn-helix domain-containing protein has translation MARGYQSEDVQEKLIEVLSESKTGLSGVEIAEKLGINRATMAKYLNVFAAEGIIQQKNIGNANLWFVESGTEKLQFPADYFHVKEKFLECLIANQQHQAYHLIRNAFHSGANTSKIITEVILPAIVSLEDLYLKAKIGKSEAKMLRGIISNSIQILNPQNEPDPKRNVVVLSADSQSILYAQAASCSLSDKDWQVWQLGDMSDAIDVLYDLDLQKFVTKIWKQKTGILVIAIFSATDEGTKFFSESANAIKPKFGKNLHITVHSRAQKQSTKAEFVSDNFESILQWIESISGL, from the coding sequence TTGGCAAGGGGCTATCAATCAGAAGATGTGCAAGAAAAACTAATCGAGGTTTTATCCGAATCCAAGACCGGACTCTCCGGTGTAGAAATTGCAGAAAAGCTTGGAATCAACAGGGCAACGATGGCAAAATATCTCAATGTCTTTGCAGCAGAGGGAATCATACAGCAAAAAAATATTGGCAATGCAAATCTGTGGTTTGTAGAATCCGGCACCGAAAAGCTACAATTCCCAGCAGATTATTTTCATGTAAAAGAAAAATTCCTGGAATGTCTGATTGCAAACCAGCAACACCAAGCGTATCACCTGATAAGAAATGCGTTCCATTCTGGGGCAAACACATCAAAAATTATCACTGAAGTGATCTTGCCTGCAATTGTATCACTTGAAGATCTTTACCTGAAAGCAAAAATCGGCAAATCCGAGGCAAAAATGCTTCGTGGAATTATCTCCAATTCAATTCAGATTCTAAATCCGCAAAATGAGCCAGATCCAAAAAGAAACGTAGTCGTCCTGTCAGCTGATTCACAAAGCATCCTGTATGCTCAGGCCGCATCATGTTCTTTGTCAGATAAGGATTGGCAGGTCTGGCAGCTAGGAGACATGTCGGATGCAATAGATGTCTTGTATGATCTGGACCTGCAAAAGTTTGTTACAAAAATTTGGAAGCAAAAGACCGGAATCCTAGTAATTGCAATATTTTCAGCAACCGATGAGGGCACAAAGTTCTTCTCAGAGTCTGCAAATGCAATAAAGCCAAAGTTTGGCAAAAACCTGCATATCACGGTTCACTCTAGGGCACAAAAACAAAGTACCAAGGCAGAATTTGTTAGCGATAATTTTGAGTCCATATTACAGTGGATTGAATCTATTTCTGGTTTGTAA
- a CDS encoding thioredoxin family protein, with protein MVVMESQVVLKKGDLAPDFELLGVDDKKHSLASYKDHDAVLVIFMCNHCPYVKAKVDAINEIQNEFKGKLAVIGINSNDAVAYPDDSFDSMKEFAKERGIVFSYLVDETQQIAKKYGAVCTPDPFLFNKDRKLVFHGKIDNAMKPEDKATEKTMIGVVEKLLAGQPLAKDFDPSIGCSIKWKN; from the coding sequence ATGGTCGTAATGGAATCCCAAGTAGTCCTCAAAAAGGGCGATTTGGCACCTGACTTTGAGCTTTTGGGAGTGGACGACAAAAAACACTCACTTGCAAGCTACAAAGACCATGATGCAGTTTTGGTAATTTTCATGTGCAACCACTGTCCATACGTTAAGGCAAAAGTTGATGCAATCAACGAGATTCAAAACGAGTTCAAAGGCAAGTTGGCAGTGATTGGCATAAACAGCAACGACGCAGTTGCATATCCAGATGACAGTTTTGATAGCATGAAGGAATTTGCAAAAGAGCGAGGAATTGTATTTTCATATTTAGTGGATGAAACGCAGCAGATTGCAAAAAAATATGGAGCAGTCTGCACCCCCGACCCATTTCTGTTTAACAAGGATCGCAAGTTGGTCTTTCATGGAAAGATAGACAATGCGATGAAGCCTGAAGACAAGGCAACAGAGAAAACAATGATTGGAGTTGTGGAAAAATTACTTGCAGGCCAACCATTGGCAAAAGATTTTGATCCTTCAATTGGTTGTTCAATAAAGTGGAAGAACTGA
- a CDS encoding phosphopantetheine adenylyltransferase, with protein sequence MAKFRLVAMGGTFDIIHKGHLTLLEGAFSVSSKVIIGLTSDELAAKKGKNLNHNYSQRFDTLKQTVEKKFPNHDFVISKLDNDFGPAVLEADVQALVVSGETESQGDALNKLRAQKNLSPVEIVIIPMVLAKDGTRISTTRIRNSEIDSQGNLL encoded by the coding sequence ATGGCAAAGTTTCGTCTGGTTGCAATGGGTGGTACATTTGATATCATTCACAAAGGACACCTCACATTGTTAGAGGGCGCATTTTCGGTTTCCTCCAAAGTGATAATTGGATTGACCAGTGACGAGCTAGCGGCAAAAAAAGGCAAAAATCTGAATCACAACTATTCACAGCGATTTGACACACTAAAGCAAACAGTTGAGAAAAAATTCCCAAACCATGATTTTGTAATCAGTAAGCTGGACAATGATTTTGGGCCTGCGGTTCTTGAGGCAGATGTACAAGCATTGGTGGTAAGTGGTGAAACGGAATCACAGGGAGATGCATTAAACAAGCTTCGGGCGCAAAAAAACCTCTCACCAGTTGAGATAGTAATAATTCCAATGGTTTTGGCAAAAGATGGCACCAGAATCTCCACTACCAGAATCCGAAACTCTGAGATCGATTCTCAGGGAAACTTGTTATAA